In one Musa acuminata AAA Group cultivar baxijiao chromosome BXJ2-5, Cavendish_Baxijiao_AAA, whole genome shotgun sequence genomic region, the following are encoded:
- the LOC135611633 gene encoding protein ROOT INITIATION DEFECTIVE 3-like → TLKSSKTPSFFGGASSPPLEVVIASSPVDVGFGCWDLRSGSEQLRYRSCSSAPHGLLSIAGRFLASSQLRDSPSSASCPIFFWSWDKPQVEVRSFPVEPIGPLVSNSEGTYIMGGGPSGIIYQWEVASGKLLTWWHAHYRSVTCLTLSKDESLLISGSEDGSVRV, encoded by the exons ACTCTAAAATCCTCAAAAACCCCTTCTTTCTTTGGCGGCGCCTCTTCGCCACCGTTGGAAGTGGTGATCGCCTCCTCCCCGGTGGACGTCGGCTTCGGTTGTTGGGACCTACGCTCGGGCTCCGAGCAGCTCCGGTACCGCTCATGCTCCTCCGCTCCACATGGCCTCCTCTCCATAGCCGGCCGCTTTCTCGCTTCCTCGCAGCTCCGCGATTCCCCTTCCTCCGCCTCTTGCCCCATTTTCTTCTGGTCCTGGGATAAG CCTCAGGTGGAAGTTAGGAGCTTCCCGGTTGAGCCGATTGGACCGCTTGTTTCCAATTCAGAAGGCACTTACATCATGGGAGGAGGACCATCCGGCATCATCTACCAATGGGAG GTTGCTAGTGGGAAATTGCTCACATGGTGGCATGCACATTATCGGTCTGTCACCTGTCTCACTCTCTCCAAGGACGAGTCTTTGCTAATATCAGGGTCTGAGGATGGCTCTGTGAGAGTTTGA
- the LOC135611634 gene encoding protein ROOT INITIATION DEFECTIVE 3-like: MGYATPLSSQPQRIEHIWSLYEGLLLRSITFPSIIDAIVMDLGEHVFYAGGRDGKIYIAALNAECNRNSIHGMFIIGALYDHRSQYATLKSSKTPSFFGGASSPPLEVVIASSPVDVGFGCWDLRSGSEQLRYRSCSSAPHGLLSIAGRFLASSQLRDSPSSASCPIFFWSWDKPQVEVRSFPVEPIGPLVSNSEGTYIMGGGPSGIIYQWEVASGKLLTWWHAHYRSVTCLTLSKDESLLISGSEDGSVRV, translated from the exons ATGGGTTATGCAACTCCATTATCATCTCAACCTCAGAGGATCGAACAT ATATGGAGCCTATATGAGGGTTTGTTATTGAGGAGCATTACGTTTCCTTCCATAATTGATGCTATTGTAATGGATCTTGGGGAGCATGTGTTCTATGCTGGTGGCCGAGATGGCAAAATATATATTGCAGCGCTAAATGCTGAATGCAACCGCAATAGCATACACGGGATGTTCATCATTGGTGCCTTGTATGATCACAGGTCTCAATATGCT ACTCTAAAATCCTCAAAAACCCCTTCTTTCTTTGGCGGCGCCTCTTCGCCACCGTTGGAAGTGGTGATCGCCTCCTCCCCGGTGGACGTCGGCTTCGGTTGTTGGGACCTACGCTCGGGCTCCGAGCAGCTCCGGTACCGCTCATGCTCCTCCGCTCCACATGGCCTCCTCTCCATAGCCGGCCGCTTTCTCGCTTCCTCGCAGCTCCGCGATTCCCCTTCCTCCGCCTCTTGCCCCATTTTCTTCTGGTCCTGGGATAAG CCTCAGGTGGAAGTTAGGAGCTTCCCGGTTGAGCCGATTGGACCGCTTGTTTCCAATTCAGAAGGCACTTACATCATGGGAGGAGGACCATCCGGCATCATCTACCAATGGGAG GTTGCTAGTGGGAAATTGCTCACATGGTGGCATGCACATTATCGGTCTGTCACCTGTCTCACTCTCTCCAAGGACGAGTCTTTGCTAATATCAGGGTCTGAGGATGGCTCTGTGAGAGTTTGA